The region GCTGATCACCGCGCCCAAGGACCCGGCGAGCCGCCGCTTCATCGCCGCGATCATCATCGGCGTCGTGCCGGCCGTGATCATCGGCGTAGCGGCCCACGACTTCATCAAGACCGTGCTCTACGAGTCCCCCACCCTGATCTGCACCACCCTGATCATTGGCGGGATCATCCTGCTGGCGCTGGACCGCATGAAGTTTCAGCCGCGCTATACGGACGTGACCCAATTCTCGCTGAAGACAGCGCTGATCATCGGCCTTTGCCAGGCGGTCGCCCTGATCCCTGGCGTGTCGCGTTCGGGCGCGACCATCGTCGGCGGCCTGCTGCTCAAGTGCGACAAACGCTCGGCGGCGGAATTTTCGTTCTTCCTTGCCATGCCGACCATGGCCGGCGCCTTCGCCTATGATCTCTACAAGAACCTCGACCAGCTCAGCCTGGACGACGCCGGCCTGATCGGCCTTGGCTTCATCGCCGCCTTCGTCTCGGCCGTCTTCGTGGTGCGCGGCGTGCTCAACTTCGTCACCCGCCACGGATTCACCCCCTTCGCCATCTGGCGGATCGTCGTGGGC is a window of Caulobacter sp. NIBR2454 DNA encoding:
- a CDS encoding undecaprenyl-diphosphate phosphatase; amino-acid sequence: MPDWLIAIVLGLIEGLTEFIPVSSTGHLLLVGHFLGFNSTGNTFEVLIQLGAILAIISVYFTRLWSLLITAPKDPASRRFIAAIIIGVVPAVIIGVAAHDFIKTVLYESPTLICTTLIIGGIILLALDRMKFQPRYTDVTQFSLKTALIIGLCQAVALIPGVSRSGATIVGGLLLKCDKRSAAEFSFFLAMPTMAGAFAYDLYKNLDQLSLDDAGLIGLGFIAAFVSAVFVVRGVLNFVTRHGFTPFAIWRIVVGAAGLVLLAIFPAR